The DNA window ACTAACGGATATTACGCTCAGTAATAAAAAGGTAAAGCTCAAATTATTCATTCAGAAAGATAATACCATCATTGCGCAGAGTAGTGATGCAGTGATGAACGAGCCTGCTGTTATATTGGATGGTGGCGTGCCACAATACTTCAATAGCATAGATCTGGCTACTTATTTCAATGTGAATAATCTGCAGGGTATTACCCCTAACGCCTATACGCAGGCGCTGCCCGAAGGTGTCTATAATATAGGTTTTGAAGTATATGACTATTTTACCGGTCGCCGTTTGAGTAGTCGTATCAACCAGTTATTCTGGCTGATGCTCAATGATCCTCCCTTATTGAATATGCCCGCCAACAGGGAGAATATTCAGAATGCAAATCTGATTAATCCTCAGATAACATTTCAGTGGACTCCGAGAAGTACACAGGTGAGTAATACAGAATATGAGTTTACCCTGGCTGAATTGTGGGATGACAACGGCAACCCGTATACGCAGTTTCTGGCCGCGCCGCCTAAATTCAAAACAACTACCAACAGTACAGGATTACTGTACGGTGTAGATGCGCCGCCGCTGGTGCCTGGCCGCACCTACGCCTGGAGAGTAAGAGCCAGGGCCAAACAGGGTTTTGAAGATATCGGCCTGTATAGAAACGATGGCTACAGCGAAATATTCACCTTTAAATACGCCGGCAACTGTACTGCTGTAAATAATGTGAATATTGAGGTAAAAGGAAGTGACCGTTTGTATATCACCTGGGCAAATGACCCTTCCAAGATATCTTATAAGGTAGCTTACCGTAAATATAGCACCACACAAACCTGGGAATGGTTTGAAACTCCGACTACCAACACCTTCCTTAACCTGTTTGATGTAGAGCCGGATACGCAGTATGAAATTAAAGTGGGAGGCATATGCGATAATAACCTGGTAAGTTATACGTCACCACAGGTAGTGCGTACACTGGCAAAAGAAAATGACGCAACTGAACTCAACTGCGGACAAATACCTCAGATCAATATTTCCAACCAGACGCTTGTTGATCGCCTTTCTCCCAATGATGTTATTACCGCAGGTGATTTCCCTGTCACACTTACCCGGGTAGACGGCAGCAACGGCAACTTTAGCGGAGAAGGATGGGTAAAAGTGCCTTATCTCGTAGGCATCAAAATAAAAGTGGTTTTCAGGGATATAAAGGTAAATGCCAATAAACAGTTGCTGAGCGGATATCTTGAAACTGTTTATGATCCTAAGGGGAAGAATGTATTGGATGTGGATGGAGCCATTGGAGAGGTAGGAGGGTTGATTAACGATATTAAACAATTAGTGGCCAGTGTTAAACAATACCTGGATAGCTATAAAGGAACTAAAAACGATAAGCAACAAGCAGTCACTATAGGAAATAGTGTTGATTCAGCTTATACGGCATTGGCCGAAAATCCTTATCTGACACCTGAAGAGATACAATCCCTGAAAGGCGAGCAAACAGTTGCAAAAGAAGGTTTTCAGGGACTTGCAGGATCAGGAGATTGTAACTGTGGTAATGAAGTTCCAGGCCATGGACCTTCTTTCAGATTGAGACCAGTGGATGAATCCTGTTGTAAGAAAAAAGCTTCGCAGGGATTGGATAAATTAGATGCCCTCACTGCAACCGCTGTTAAAAGGGAAAACGATCTGCTGGCACAGTACAATTCTGTTAAGCCGGATGATGTGCCAGGTGATTCTGCCACAACTCCCACGATCTATTATCCGATTGACCCTGCTGGCAGGCCGGTAGTTATACCTAAGAATTATACTGGCTTTATCCGTAGTAAAGGAGAGAATACTCCCCCGCCTTACGTTATTGCTGGTGTACATGATGACGCCAGCAAGAAGAATTATTTCGCTGTAATAGAGGATGGAAGCTTTAAGGGTTATCATCTGGCAGGAAATCCCAATGCTGCAGTACTGCCGGTTGATATCGTTCAGCGTGGGCTTCCATCATCAGTTGGGATCAAGGTTTTTGAGGCTATTGATCAATGTTATTTTTATCAGTATGAAATTAAAGGGTGGACGTTCGACTACAACCAGACTGCCATTGCTGATAAAGATAGAATAGCCAAGCTTGCTGAACTTAACATAAAAAGCAGGACCTCAAAATCATTCGATACAACTATCAATCCAAAGTCGGGTGGTTGTGCATATAGTGATAATAAAGATGGTGGTATATACTTTAAAGATTATTCCCCCGGTAGACCTGGAGATAATAGTGGTCCTGGCAAAAAACAGATCGATTCTCTAAAAGATCATCTGAGAGCAATTAATGTACACTTTGATATTAGTATACATGCTTATGTGCTCAATACGGACAATCCTGATTACCAGGAGCATAAGGCAGAAGCAGACAATGATAACGCAGATAATAAGATCATTATCACTTATAATGCTGATACCCATGAAATAAATCTGCAGCATAAGATAACAGCCCCTAAATGGTTCCTGGAGGTTTTCTCTGGTCTTAATGTGGTGAATGATTGTTCTGCTGACTACATCAACAGGGGATTAGATGAGCTGCACAAATCAGACTTGTATAAATATGAACCACAGTTCCAGCAGGTACGGGATGAAATACAAGTGGTAGTATACAGAGGTCTGTTTGGATTCATGTATTGTGCTACCAATGAAGAGTCGGTAAGGAATTCTTCTGCTGTTGCAAAATATGTGGCAGGCGCATTACATGAAGTGGTAGCTACTATTGATGTGGTTGAAATGGTAAAAGGTATTGCGCAGTTGGGAAAAATGGCGCTTACCTCAACAACAGACAGTTATATCACTTTTTATAATGACCTGAAACAAACCGTCAGTGATATGAAGAACCACACGTCTGTTGCTCCTGACGTGCTGGTGAAACGCCTGCTACCTCCGCAAATACGGTCGCAGGTGGATGCTATCACCAAAGTAGCAAAAGTAGGAGATCAGTTAGTACGGTTTTACTTCACGGAGTGTGACAAATTCACGTTAAATGATGGCGATACAGTTAATATGTGTCCTTACCGTTATGGTCAGGTAACCGTGATGGCACTGCCTATAGTGGTTACAGCCGGAGAATGGATAGCAGCCAAAGGCGCCACATTGATGGCCAGCCTTGCTTTAAGATACGGTGGGGATGCAGAAAAAGTGGCCAGCCTGCTGAAAGCAGCAGAGGAGGCTAATGCAGTAGTAGCCAGAGATGCAGGTAAGATCATCATCAAAGATGCAAAGGATGAGGAGAAGATTGTTACCGTAATAGAAAAAGATCTTACTGATCCTCATGCCAAAATAGAGATAAGAACCTTTGATGAAGCAGTACAAAAAGTAGAAAGTGAGCTGGGCAAGGATGTCGCGGAAGAAATAAAAAATGATCCTGATTTTAAACAGAATGCTACTGATAAAGACTGGCTGATTAATATCATCAAAGGAAAGAAATTTGAGAAGGAAGTAAACAAAGATTTTGCGAGTATAAATAGTACATTGATAGCAGACTTTAAGGCGAAAGGGATAGACTTAACGGGATGGGAGAAATATGAACAGGTACAATTAAAGATTCCCGGAACAGATGATTACTTTATTGCTGATAATGTCTTTATCAAAAGGAACGCGGAAAAAGACATCGTGGATGTCGTACTTAATGAAACAAAGCTGAATCCTACCACAGAATTGACAACAAGGCAAAAACAGGCATTCCGGAAGTTAAAGAACAGTGAGGATGGTGCCGTTGAATTTGAGGTGCGTAGTATTAATTTTAAAAGAGACA is part of the Chitinophaga flava genome and encodes:
- a CDS encoding fibronectin type III domain-containing protein, yielding MKRSISFLFLLFTFYFTNAQQYPVQGSLAISSPYPANLSDYANPNIQKLKLTLTLTDITLSNKKVKLKLFIQKDNTIIAQSSDAVMNEPAVILDGGVPQYFNSIDLATYFNVNNLQGITPNAYTQALPEGVYNIGFEVYDYFTGRRLSSRINQLFWLMLNDPPLLNMPANRENIQNANLINPQITFQWTPRSTQVSNTEYEFTLAELWDDNGNPYTQFLAAPPKFKTTTNSTGLLYGVDAPPLVPGRTYAWRVRARAKQGFEDIGLYRNDGYSEIFTFKYAGNCTAVNNVNIEVKGSDRLYITWANDPSKISYKVAYRKYSTTQTWEWFETPTTNTFLNLFDVEPDTQYEIKVGGICDNNLVSYTSPQVVRTLAKENDATELNCGQIPQINISNQTLVDRLSPNDVITAGDFPVTLTRVDGSNGNFSGEGWVKVPYLVGIKIKVVFRDIKVNANKQLLSGYLETVYDPKGKNVLDVDGAIGEVGGLINDIKQLVASVKQYLDSYKGTKNDKQQAVTIGNSVDSAYTALAENPYLTPEEIQSLKGEQTVAKEGFQGLAGSGDCNCGNEVPGHGPSFRLRPVDESCCKKKASQGLDKLDALTATAVKRENDLLAQYNSVKPDDVPGDSATTPTIYYPIDPAGRPVVIPKNYTGFIRSKGENTPPPYVIAGVHDDASKKNYFAVIEDGSFKGYHLAGNPNAAVLPVDIVQRGLPSSVGIKVFEAIDQCYFYQYEIKGWTFDYNQTAIADKDRIAKLAELNIKSRTSKSFDTTINPKSGGCAYSDNKDGGIYFKDYSPGRPGDNSGPGKKQIDSLKDHLRAINVHFDISIHAYVLNTDNPDYQEHKAEADNDNADNKIIITYNADTHEINLQHKITAPKWFLEVFSGLNVVNDCSADYINRGLDELHKSDLYKYEPQFQQVRDEIQVVVYRGLFGFMYCATNEESVRNSSAVAKYVAGALHEVVATIDVVEMVKGIAQLGKMALTSTTDSYITFYNDLKQTVSDMKNHTSVAPDVLVKRLLPPQIRSQVDAITKVAKVGDQLVRFYFTECDKFTLNDGDTVNMCPYRYGQVTVMALPIVVTAGEWIAAKGATLMASLALRYGGDAEKVASLLKAAEEANAVVARDAGKIIIKDAKDEEKIVTVIEKDLTDPHAKIEIRTFDEAVQKVESELGKDVAEEIKNDPDFKQNATDKDWLINIIKGKKFEKEVNKDFASINSTLIADFKAKGIDLTGWEKYEQVQLKIPGTDDYFIADNVFIKRNAEKDIVDVVLNETKLNPTTELTTRQKQAFRKLKNSEDGAVEFEVRSINFKRDISSKITIKKNNVISVHSNNGVKQTVINAVDHFKL